The genomic window gccgagctcgagcgagccgaacacgagctagctcgctcatttgccagccctaaatAGAAATAGTGGTCCAGGAAGATTGAGCTCGAACCCAATCCTCATACACAATAGGGGAACCTAACAATGTAATCGTTAGATATAGAGGTGAGTTCACTAGCAAACAGTTGTAGTGTCCAAAATCATTGCAACAAAAATAAGCAaagtataaattaatttgatagaCCACATCCCAAAGCATGGCGAAGAAGAAAACAATATTAACACAACCATTTCAAAATAGCTAGTGCACCAATTAGAGAGGAAAAACAAAATCACTCACATTTCGTGAAACAACTGTTCGCATAAAACGAACAGCTGCCACAACCAGGAACTTTTCTCTTCTACAAGTTAGAAGTAGAACTTTCTCTATAGCATTGTTCATAAGAAAGTTGCACCTACAAAAATGGAATTTGCACCAATTTAGTTCAAGAATTCAAGGTATGCAAGCTTGAAACTAGTAGATCAAGAAAACCAAATGGTTTGGTTCACATAAAATTACTTTATCCTGTAGGGATGATGAATCACACAGAAACATAACAGCTCGCAGATGTTTGATAAAATTTCAGGCTTAGCTGTAGCATACGATTCAAGTCCTCTACCAACTCCATACGATTTACCCCCAGTGCGGGAACTGTTTTTTGGTGGACAAGATGATGCTATAACATCTATCAATTGGTCCAGATGCTTTTCATAGAAAATCTCAATCAATGTGTCACgctgcaacaagagaaaaagtaTCATCACTGACTATTCAAGCAAATTCGACACGAAATAAACTAACCAAAAAAACTACATTCGAAAAGCCAATATTATTAGAAAGGTCACCCCACCCACNTAGTTTAGCCAAATTCAATATGTTTCCaccaccaccaaaaaaaaaaacaaaaaaacccaccccccaaaaaaaaagtcgACTCAGAAGGGCGagaaaagaaaaacccaaaGAAAAAGCGGATTATAGAAGCTGCACAGGTCAGATACTATGCATTTCAATCTAAATTTCCACTATTTGTACACTCAAACCAACTTATATGTAGAACTCAACAGCAAATGAAGCATGtaataacataataataacAATCAGAAATTGGATTACAAAAGCACCAGTGAGAAAAAGGGTATTAAAGCACCTGTGATCCAGACATATTATATGAGTCCAGCAAAATCCGAATGATTTCAAGGAACTGACAATGCATGTCCTCACCAAAGTCAGTTATCATACCTTTAACCTGAACATAGGAGATTTTGTGAGGTGTAATTCATGATCATGCTTCACAAATAGTTCAGCATGCTCTTTTGCCAAGAGCAATGCAAGGATCGAAAAAGAGATTGAGATACTGGCAGAAACCATGATTCAAATCAAAGACTTTAGCGAGATACTTTATAcgctataaatatttttaaaacaccAAAACTGTCAAGATAGACAAAATCTATCATTTTTCAAAAGCAGCAGTTTATACATCACTCCAACTTGCCAAATAATTAAAGAATGAAGCGAAGATGCAACATCACAGGAACATATAAGCAAAATCAGAAGGTCCTTAATTAAGCCAGCAAAGTGAATGAAGTAAATTAGACAGAAGAGCATGCATCACATGCAAGTCAAAAAACATATCAGCTAGCTTACCAGGAGACCAAGAAGAGAATACCCGTCTTGTTGAATGATATACGTTCTAAGAAGATTAGGATCTTGATTGAGGAAGAGTACAAGGATATCTGCCCTGCAATTCAAGAAGGAAAGTGATTTAAGAACTGTAGGTAGTTTGAAAAGTAACAAGTGAAACATATTGATTTTGAAactaaatattcattttatcaATTACCCAGCAGACACTAGCTTCTTATCCTGACTCTGCAGTACATTAGTGATGATATCAAAAATGCCTTCATTGGCAAGATCcctgaaaataaataatcataAGACATTCTAAAAAGAACATACTTCACAGTATATCCAAAAATAGAGCTCGTTAATACAGATATTAATTCAGATATACATAATGCCATCAGGCAAAAGAAACTTAAATAAGATCTAGTCTATCACTTTACACCCATATGCACCCTACGTGCAAAAAAGCACACAGCGATTTCTCCAACAAACAAATCTCTGCGCCCATAATATGCACCATATCTTACAGGCAGTTCATCCCAGGTTATTATCTAATATTCCTGCACATCCAGAAATGCTAAATTCACCAGCACTAAcctcttttattttctaataagtTCATCACTCAGTAATGGTTCCAAAAATAGTAAGAAACTGGAAGGGAGCATTTGGAGAAATTACCTACAGcaacttaatttcttttttttttcttttttgcctgAAGCAGCTGTTGTTAAAAGTCAGATCTGCAATAATATGATTGCAAGCCCAAATATTACAGCTAAACCAGTATGCTTCTTTATTATCAGCCTACTGAATATTAGAGAGCCTCACAAGTGTTATGGATCCAAAAAATCCTATAAGGCTATCAAACAtatggaaagaaaaaaggaacaaTTTGGCCCCAAATAATAATAGATACCCCgatataaaaggaaaagaaattggcccaaaaaaaaaaaggaatacacTAAAGAAAATAGCCCACCGAAATAGGCGTAACTGATGCACCAACTGCAAACTTTTACTTAGAGAGCAAAACTCATGCAAGAACAAAACCTGCTCCACAATAAACAACAGAGTCAGCAGAAATAAAGGCAACTGCAATACAACAAATCAATCATTTTCCACTACACCAGACTACTtcattttcaaaagaaaatacgAAACAGCAAACAAGCATAGGCCGGGAAAAGGAAAATTGCACAACTACACTACTGGATATTAGCCTAATCAAATACAAACAAAAGCTAGAATGATTAATTACTAAACATAAGAACATAGCAAAGAAATTTATACAACTAATTAGAAATCATCTGTGCATTTTTAATAGTACCAAATCTCTTCTCGAGTCAGCAGATATACTGGAAGATCTCATCCTTGCAAATAGTTCTTGGATAAAACAAGAATCATCTTTGAGCAAAGATATGACCTGCACCATAATAATATATCactaaacaaaagaaagaaatgaaataTATGCTAGAAATACAAGAGTGGATAATGTAATCCTCACAACAGCATTGTTAGCATGAACAATCGAATTAAGAGTTGCTATCGTAGCGTCATCCAGTATTCTCGGCAAAATAACATCCTACAATTGGTAAGGCAACAATGAGAACCAACCTATAACAATATTCAAGCAACTGAGAGCAAGTTAGACACAAATTAACCTTTATATAACCAATTCGATATGATTGGTGTATCTTCGACAACACCGAAGCATTTTTAATAGAGATAGCCTGCAAGATAATGGACGTGTAAGATCAAAAGATAGTATAAATAGATAAGCATATATGCACCTGAGAATTAATTTACCTCCTTAAAAACCACATGCTCTTTCAGAAAAGCACGGTGATTCTGCACCTTAGGGACTTCTGGATCATCTACGAACGTATATCAAAAAGGATAGCCGACATCATTATACATAATACATATTCTACTAATGGTACAAAAATCACAACAAAAATACTATTTCAGATACCTGTCACATCTACCAATGACAAAAGTGCGCATGGCCTACTCAACAGTATAAAAAGTCTATCACAGAAACTTGACAAAACCTTGCATTACATATTCAAAGGTAGATGCTGGTGTCTAAATATGACAGACTCCatcaaaaagaaattatgaCAAAGAAAGCACCAAAAGCAAACAAATGTTGTCTTGTTAAATGTACAAGTCTGgaaaaaagaatggcaaatccTGCATGCTAAATACTAAAGATGACACTGAAGATCCACTTTGAAAATGCCACCACGCAAATTCTTAGAAACACATGAAGTgaaaactggaaaaaaaaaaaaaaaagaacctatAAAATTATGCAAAGGAAAGAATGACGACAAAAATGAGGCACCAGAAGAGTGCGATCAGGGCTGAGAAATGACTTCCAGAAGCTGATTGGAAACTGAGATATGATTAAGGCTTGGCCAAGAGAGGGTGATCACCATATCTTACTCACCAAGGTTTCTTGAAGCTTTGTACACCAGCTTCAATATATGCATAGAGAAGTGTTCTCCTTTTAAGTTGTGCATACAGAAGTGTTCTCCTTTTTAAGTTGCAGAACATACTGTTGTTAACAATCTTGTTTTTATGTAGAAGTATCTCAACTTAGtgaattacactattttttggcatcattatATAGCACAATGTATGGCTTAtgttcattcaaaattttagcaGCCATCAAATGTACAAATATATTTGACCAAACAAGCAACATTCATCTATTAGCCAACACTAAAACGAAGTTGCAAAATCAACCATAAAACAACAAAGCCATCAAGCTAAATATCTAAGCTATAATACCAACACCCGAGAGACAGCAAAACACAGTACGCCATCTGCAGGgtgataaagaataaagaaatgcACAGACGGATACAAATGAATACACATAATAGCAAGGGTGCAACAAATAATAATCGCGACAGAATAACATACTTGACATCCAACATCAACACAAATACAAAtcattgaaaagaaaaaatcattaGAAGATTGGGAAAAAGAGGCTGCATAAAAGAGAACACAGACCTGACCAACAAAATGAATTGAATTCAACAAAAAATGTACAATCACAAGGATGTCATTAATAGGATAGATGCAGAATAAGGAGAGATAAGAAGTAACAAGAGATGACATATACTTACATTCAAGGGCACCaataatatccaaaatatactCATCGGAGAAAATCCTATCAAAGATTGTTGTGCTATTTAGTAAAACTGCAAATGACCAACATAAACCGTTAATAACATACTTGAGGAAACACATGATGAAACAAAATAAGCATAAACTTACTAATCGCCTTGACCAATCTGAAAATCATGTGAAGACCATCCATGTTTTCTAAATCCTCACACATTCTAAATAGGTCTATCAACTTTGGGAAAAACTCTTGCTGCAATATTTaagaagaaaatataaaagatcATTTATCAACCTAAAGATACACAAAACAATAGAATCAAATACAATACATTACTTCAATAGCTTTCAAGATTTCCTCTTACACAggcaattatattttttttcaccattTTAAAATGAGATCATACAACTCGAGGATCATCATACGAAAGATTACTTTGTAGAAGGTTAAGGGAGTGAAACCTAAAAtcataataacaaaaaattgaaagaagaaCCCTAATACACCAGTTCCAACTTCTTAATCACAGTAAATTAACCTGGTAGCTCAGGTGCAAGCAACATACTTTACCAAAGTAACAGCTGAGTGGCTCTTTATGGAGACTGAGCCCAATGGCTACCACATATATCTTACTTGCCGAGTGAAACTACGTTATAGTCTCTCAAAGCACGAGTTGAACCCTTCGGGTAGACATGAAACGAGTAGACCGCAGTTATAGCCTAGCCTTAATTTGAACGAGGGAACGTCAATCACGGTTCGAGTAGAGACGAAGTGGCTTAGTTGATATCATATAGTGCACATTGCCCTTGTTGGGATACTTCtcatatattttcaaaatttatcaaCAAAAGATGATTTCCTGCCCATCTTGATGCCTCGATGTacaaagaaaatgataaataaatttagaacaATTTGCCGTTTAGCCTTTAGATTCTAGATTTCTTCTTTATGATAATAACTTAGCATTCAACCCTAATTAGAGATTCCATCATTTAAGTGATATAGTAATTGGCAAACAGCAACCTCGTTAGTTTGTTCTTTCAAGAAAGGGAgcatattcttaattttttattctgaaaGTGCTAGAAGGGTGTGATATTGAATACCTATCTCATTCAATTCTATAGCCTCCAAACTGTGCTTTTAAGAGAGTGAAAAATATCTCCTGAGAGCTGCTTTATACTGTGTACTGTCCCAACATACTACATAATCCTAAAGTTTACAGTTAGAAATGTTTGCAAGAATCTTACATCTTGAGATATTAATTCTGCCACTCGCAACTGGTCTGTAATGCTGCACTCTAGAATAGTCTGCAAATTATGATCAATTACATCAACAAaatcatatacatatatcacaatcagaaaaaaaagattagttAAACACAGATCAAAAGGaacgaaaaaagaaatttaCTGAACAAAAATTTGCAAACTAAACATATAATTAACTACACTAAATTCAAAAGGAGaaaatttatactgaaaatatgAAACACAATTTGATGTCATATGAGTGTTTCAGATTTAAATGGTAATATTTGTCGAGGGCATCACAGCTATATGCattatgaataatttatttgcCACAGGAGCAACTTGCAATATCTATATAAATTTTACCACTACATGTTTTTACTACCCAACTGGCAAGAGTACTGGTTAAGGACTATCTCAACAGACTAACTAGTTGACAAATAATAAGAGTACCAGGACgaaggatttaagtgtcatgGCACAGGTCGTGCagaaaacttgccggcacggtgcgtgccgatgcttgccggtcacaaaaaatacatgtgtgccgacacataatgatatgaaatatttattttctttagcaataaaattttttatttcttattatgtatctttatcaaattttttgatcttcattgagaaaattacttactaatttaaagaaaagagggttttgagctgtgccattggCACGAGGGCTGTATTGTGCCAGTATCTTGTTGTTACAATAcaataaggatttaagtgcagtggcacggggtcgtgtcggaaacttgtcggcacggtacggcacagtgcATAACGGACCGCGCTGATGCGTACtgatcacaaaaaatacatgtgtgccgacacataatggcatgaaatatttaattttctttagcaacaaaatattctaattaataattaggggcaattacctatatacccctgaaaagtttctggttttcttatttatccctcttagaaggctaatattgaaaatacccttcttatgttccaagtctttctaatatacccctggagttaagttccgtcaattagctgccgttatctctgaaaaattaccattttgcccattccaatatacccttgtaccgtaactaacttatcttatatacccttcatatagcaaacatttttcttatttgcccttcaaatatcaattaattaattaagcacgtcgGGAGCGAGCAGATAAACGGATGAGATCAATCGCAGCTAGACAAACCTTAGTGGctggaggcatagttagttaattcggattcagcAAAAAATTGGTacagatataattcggataaaattcgtcttttaatttttaaattcgttttaaaatacggctaaaaaacggattcggcaattattcagatacgtgatttatacgggtattatacgttcaccaattaaaaattcgggatcaaaaattcggctatataataaatatataataattaatatactatatatgttattattataatttttataatagattaaatatatttaaaattataataaacatatattaataatatataagcgttatatatttaaaaatattaataaataattacaaatttataaataaaatattatataataatatttctatatataaataaaatactactatatgaatatatatttataaataaaatatatatatatgggtataatgagagggaggtccacggtggacctccctctcatccggtccacgaggccaaacCGGCCTCATGGACCGCGCACACCCACGCTCCGGCGTCCGCAAGGGTGAGGGCACGCGGCGGTCGAGCGTCCGCGAGGGCGAGAGCGCGCCGCGCTCCGACGTTCGCAAGGGCGTGGGCGTGGCGCGGTCGGGCATGGTAGGGGAGGGGTGCTGGTTGCGGGCAACGCAGAGGTCCATGATCTTgcgggcggcgtcggcggcgtcgGTGCTCTCGTGCATGAGACGGGCGACCTCAGCCTTGGGCAGGTGCAGGCGGAGCGTGCGGGCATCGTCAGGGTGGGCGTGGGCGTGGGAGTTGAGGAGGGAgaggtcggaggaggaggacgacgacgattCAACAAATCCATAGGCTCCCGGCACCGGccaaggcggcggcggaggagaaggaagacgacgagagcggcggaggaggacgacgacgagagcggcgagaggggtgttggaggtggaggtgtgggAGGTGGTGATAGTCTGGGAGGAGATAaggcgaggtggaggcggaggatggtctgggaggagatgaggcgaggtGGAAGCAGCGGAGCCGGGGCCGAGGTTGGCGGCGGTGGTGAGCAGACCAGttgtgagagaaagagaggatagGTTAAGGGATTAGTATAATAAGataggggcaaaataggtattttatttagGTTTTAACTatagtatacatttaacccatgtttaacccgagtcaagctaacaggggataactgcaggggtattttggaataacggtggaacatatgaggggtattttagaaagaaaaaaaaaagtaggggtaaatcgaatatttccaaacgtatgaggggtatataggcaagtATCCCTaataattatgtattttttatcaaatcttctgaactttattgagaaaattaattactaatttaaagaatagaggttTTAAGCTGTGTCATCGGCACAGGGGCTGTATCGTGCCAATAtattgttggcacgatacggcacaaTAGATATGGAGCGTGCCaataggcacttaaatccttgcgaTACAGTACAATAAATAcagcccgtgccgatgggcacttaaatccttgatcaaGACTCAAAAATGAACAAACAAGAAAAAAGGCACACCCAGGAATGCCATATACAAAGGAACAGCAAACTCTGCCTAtttataacaataaaaattatttataacaataaaaaattatgcatCTTCAGAAAAAACAGATGATGCAATATACTACACAGCATTATGCACAAGTTCAGAAAACAAATTGCTCTCATATAAGGTGAAATGAGAAAAAAGGTTAAACAATTCAGTTACTAATTGATAAAGATGGAAATCACAAGTAGAAATATCAGGATCGTTAAAATAATTGTCAAAAAGATCAAGCAAACCTTCAAAATTTGAGGAAGAGTTGACAATTCAACAGTTGGAAGATCTCTCAATTCACTATTAACAGTGCGAAATGACTCATCTGCAAAGAAAATCAATGATGAGTACTAGTGCAACTACTATGAGCCTTTATATGTAGAAATCATGAAAGTAAGAAATACTTCCAACAATAAGTTATCCAACTTAAAGTAGTCCCAAAAcagaacaaaaaacaaagatGGGCTTCATAAATATAACTAATAGCGCAAATGAAACTCATTTAAACTATTTTGGAACCGTAAACAAGAAGATTTCacattaataatcaaaaaaaatcGAGAATCCAAGGGTCATTCAAAACGAGCATATACAAATATTGTTAAGTACCCCTTTGTGAAGTCATTGCTGAATTGATTGCAAACTGTGGATGTCAGTTCAACTCGCAGAAAAAGAAGATTTTAGAGATCATAGGGGATTAGAATGGGCTATGCCATGCCAAAATCCCAACTACACAGCACAGTGTCTATGCTAATGAGCATATGCTGCAACAGGTAGCAGTGATATGTCTGCTTTTCAACTGCCCTTGCAGGTTTCATGGAAAGAACTACCCAGTACCTTAAATACTTAGTAGAAACAAACTTATAacaaatataaactaaattagCAATTCATCAGAAAAATATGACATATATCTGAGCTTGACTCACTTTTAAGAAATGCTCCAGTTGATCCCATGAAGTTAAGTGCTTGAGTTGGGATGACAGTAAAGAAGTAAAGATGATGAAAGGTATTTATGGCATGAATTCTATAGATCATTTAATTGTAAGTGGCCAAAAATCCTATCAACTAGTGGTCCAGTTTGTACCATCAAGAATACTATCTACTTGCCAAACTCAAACCAGTCAAACTAGTAGCAATTATACCAGCAAACCACTTTCCGAACGTGTCATTTTGTATTACTGTGTCTGCAAACAGCAGGTTTAGATGATAAAGTTTCAAGGACCTCCACAGTTCCACACCTATAGACCCGCTTATTTTCTTTCCGCAATTTTTTCACTCTATTGATTTACTtagaaatcaaaaaataaatattctgaGAATTTTCAGCTTCAACTTAAGTTTAATCCACAGTAATAGAATGCCAACAAGATCTACATTGATGCCAAACATTGCAGCAACAAGCTTGATTTAAGAGCAAAGATGAGCCTTCCATTTAGACGAATAAAAGTGAGTTATCGATTCAAGAAGATTATTCCAGCAATTTTCAGATATTATCCTTTTTCAGTACTTTCCTTATTCATTGTGTATTTATAGCTCTACTAGAATGGTTCATATCTGAAGGGCTAGAGCAGGGAGAAGAAAGAAATGGAAATTAAGTTCGAGTCGATCTTCTATTGCACCTAGCATTAATCCTTCCAATAGGAAATCCacaatcatgaaccaaattcaAATATGCAGCAAAAAGGTATCACTTAAAGCAGCAAAGTAAGCACACTTGATAAAGAGTCGTCGTGTTTCATTATTATCATGTATAAAGGACAAGAATCCGGCTAAAAATACCATTCGCGTGTATTGCGCCAGTAGATTCTACATGTGCCATTGCTGGACGAGGACCGATCTCAAGATCTGTTAGAAATTGTCAAATAGAGAGGACATGACCTAAGTAATGGGAAGAACAAAATGCAATTATTAATATACTTACTTCCAAGAGTAGTAAATTGTAGGTTTCTCTGGATTCCACAGATGTTGTCCCTACATGAAACAACAGAAACATGAATTGAAATACAATTACCAATGAAGAAAATGGGTTTATTGTGTAAGTACCATATATAGGAGCATCCAGTAGCCTCCTGAAAGCTCAATGCCAATTCTGTACCTAACTCTGGGTCTCTCCACGAAATTATTGTGTCTGCCAAAATTTGTTAGGGAATTTACATATCTTGATTACTACGTAAcgttaaataaaataaaaatcatcttCAACAAACACAATTTGGCAAATCTTTCACCTTCTTGCCTTCGATAAATATCCTCAGAGGAGATGCTATGCACAAGTAAGGTCTCGTTATCGTCTTCATCAACAACAATCAAACCAAGCTCTTCTGACCTCTGCAAATCATCAACTCCTCATAACCAAACTACATCCCAAACTTAAGATATAACAAGCAAAATTCTTCCTTCGAATAAGCAATATGACAAAATTACATGTCTTGACATCATTGGTTTTTTGGCACTAGGGCACCATGTTCCTACCTATAGAAAGACGCAAGGTTCTTACAAAAGCAAACTAGCAATAAAAACAATATTTAATGGCTTGACAACATTGAAGTAAGGAAAACAATCATAAGCCCTTCTTGTTTCTAAGGTGCATTCAGCACATAAAATAATTCGATTTAACTGCTGGGAAAAACATTAAGTACCTGATGCTAAAATATGCCTGGGATCCTGCCAAAGCCTATCAAACTATTAATACTAATTATGTAAAATCCAAGGATTGCCCATGACGACTGTGCCGCCCTTGCTGCCTGCGCAGTACCATGCCGAGACCATGCCTTCACATGGCACGGGGGCATGCCAACACTATATCAACAAAATGgctttttttgagtttttaatgtCTTTTTTTTAGGGTGAAAAGTTTTACAAAGGTTTCTCCATACTTGAAATATGTAAATCTTGTAAATCTACTAACATTTGTTGCAATTAGTGAGCTCAATTGCAAATGAGATCATCTTTTAGTGAAAAAGAAATACAGAGAAGAAGATCTTTAGCCGCAGCGAATTTGCCTATGAAAGTGTTCCTCTATAAATCTTTACCCAATAGTTCTGTTTTCATGCATacacttatataatatatatatatatatagttattaagaTCTTTATGACTCTATTCTTACTAAATTGCATGAGATATAACATTTAAGCCATTCATATAGCTATTGAGAAATTAAAACAATCTAAAAAGCTCGTTTTTTATGAGAATTCgataaaaaaaatgtgtttaTGCATGCCAATGTGCCAGTGGCGTGCCATTGGCACAAGGAAGCATGCCGACATTCGCACGCTGTGTGCTGCTGTGCCATGATATGAATCTAGCTGACCAGAATCATTTATATGCAAGTGACCAGAATCATTCATATGCAAAAGATCATTTATGCATAAGCAGCATGGGACATGATCCTGGTCAAGTAGGGTATGGTCACTTGCATTTATATGCAAGTGCTTCGGATCAGCTAGAATTTGTTCTTTCCAATCATCATCGTTTGATGTAAGTGGCAGGAATCTCCAATTTATTTCAACTAAATATTGTTTAATGTACCTCACAATTATATTttgacaataattttttttcaattagatTCAGTGCAACTGTGGAATTGAAATCCCTACAGCTTAGCAAAGCAAATACTTCAAGTGTACTGTATCCTGCATCTGCCAAAGATTTTAAGCACATCCCCTCATATATGGCATCAAAATATTCCTGAACTCTTCTATTCTAGAATTTCTATTAATTTCCATAATTCCACTTCTAGTACAGTTCTGCTTGGGTCATAAAACTTATATCTACGTCTTCAatgaaaaataaacaacaaattcTAACTGACCAGAATCACAAATTCACAATATCAGTCACAAGAATTAACAAAACTACTTCAGCATAAGAAAATGCATAAGGAcaacttttaaaataaacagACATCATAGGACATGTCAAAATGTCAAAAGGTTGCTCATATTCATTAACGAAATAGAGATATATATCAACTACAAAATGAATTACCAAAACCAACCTCCATGTATTCAACAGAAACGTGCCCTGTTCCCTGATCATCCCATTTTCCATCATCATTCAATCTGTATACTTTTACACGCTGAAACATTTCTCAAACCAGTCAGTGAATTTGAGCTTGCAATGTAAAGACAACAGCAAAAGCACCAAAACAAATACAGAATTTGAGCTTGGAATGAAATGGACGTGTAAAAGAAATTATAAGGACCTTATTGCGCATGTACCGGCATTATAAAACAACTGAGAACAATAGAAGATaacatataaaaagaaaaatattaatggaTAATAATGTTTAACTCAAACTCTATCTTAACTACCATAGCGGGCCTCACAAAATAACTGACCATTGTTAGCAAATTGAGATAAACAGAAGAATGCTTGAAGATCCCAAAGAATCATAAAATAGACATAGTTGGCCGTAGGTTTC from Ananas comosus cultivar F153 linkage group 23, ASM154086v1, whole genome shotgun sequence includes these protein-coding regions:
- the LOC109727927 gene encoding serine/threonine-protein phosphatase 4 regulatory subunit 3 isoform X3, which codes for MGQGKSPGSSSSNMQRVKVYRLNDDGKWDDQGTGHVSVEYMEVGTWCPSAKKPMMSRHRSEELGLIVVDEDDNETLLVHSISSEDIYRRQEDTIISWRDPELGTELALSFQEATGCSYIWDNICGIQRNLQFTTLGNLEIGPRPAMAHVESTGAIHANDESFRTVNSELRDLPTVELSTLPQILKTILECSITDQLRVAELISQDQEFFPKLIDLFRMCEDLENMDGLHMIFRLVKAIILLNSTTIFDRIFSDEYILDIIGALEYDPEVPKVQNHRAFLKEHVVFKEAISIKNASVLSKIHQSYRIGYIKDVILPRILDDATIATLNSIVHANNAVVISLLKDDSCFIQELFARMRSSSISADSRRDLVLFLHEFCSLSKSLQLVHQLRLFRDLANEGIFDIITNVLQSQDKKLVSAGADILVLFLNQDPNLLRTYIIQQDGYSLLGLLVKGMITDFGEDMHCQFLEIIRILLDSYNMSGSQRDTLIEIFYEKHLDQLIDVIASSCPPKNSSRTGGKSYGVGRGLESYATAKPEILSNICELLCFCVIHHPYRIKCNFLMNNAIEKVLLLTCRREKFLVVAAVRFMRTVVSRNDEHLLRHIVKNNLLKPVIEAFIENGNRYNMLHSGVLELLEYIRKENVKSLILYIVDHFWDQLKKFERLGSIQALKIKYEQSLEVCDTKNSAATADTRKSDEEDSTGHVLHSRNQNARAGLPNGTKVNYTPSRARPVGLVDYEDDDDDEDYNPPSRKPSPSTEDDESLNIPITKRKSPCTVDGKHGELESPKKAKIETHKKSSADSRVSIAPITSARDSQSKQALSPSSSVQNREANSEPEKDTTSPKNCEHTPPEEDTEDRKSNGEECPTAISNSSLERVVDASKATGSEPYSVR
- the LOC109727927 gene encoding serine/threonine-protein phosphatase 4 regulatory subunit 3 isoform X4 — protein: MGQGKSPGSSSSNMQRVKVYRLNDDGKWDDQGTGHVSVEYMEVGTWCPSAKKPMMSRHRSEELGLIVVDEDDNETLLVHSISSEDIYRRQEDTIISWRDPELGTELALSFQEATGCSYIWDNICGIQRNLQFTTLGNLEIGPRPAMAHVESTGAIHANDESFRTVNSELRDLPTVELSTLPQILKTILECSITDQLRVAELISQDQEFFPKLIDLFRMCEDLENMDGLHMIFRLVKAIILLNSTTIFDRIFSDEYILDIIGALEYDPEVPKVQNHRAFLKEHVVFKEAISIKNASVLSKIHQSYRIGYIKDVILPRILDDATIATLNSIVHANNAVVISLLKDDSCFIQELFARMRSSSISADSRRDLVLFLHEFCSLSKSLQLVHQLRLFRDLANEGIFDIITNVLQSQDKKLVSAGADILVLFLNQDPNLLRTYIIQQDGYSLLGLLVKGMITDFGEDMHCQFLEIIRILLDSYNMSGSQRDTLIEIFYEKHLDQLIDVIASSCPPKNSSRTGGKSYGVGRGLESYATAKPEILSNICELLCFCVIHHPYRIKCNFLMNNAIEKVLLLTCRREKFLVVAAVRFMRTVVSRNDEHLLRHIVKNNLLKPVIEAFIENGNRYNMLHSGVLELLEYIRKENVKSLILYIVDHFWDQLKKFERLGSIQALKIKYEQSLEVCDTKNSAATADTRKSDEEDSTGHVLHSRNQNARAGLPNGTKVNYTPSRPVGLVDYEDDDDDEDYNPPSRKPSPSTEDDESLNIPITKRKSPCTVDGKHGELESPKKAKIETHKKSSADSRVSIAPITSARDSQSKQALSPSSSVQNREANSEPEKDTTSPKNCEHTPPEEDTEDRKSNGEECPTAISNSSLERVVDASKATGSEPYSVR